One stretch of Manis pentadactyla isolate mManPen7 chromosome 10, mManPen7.hap1, whole genome shotgun sequence DNA includes these proteins:
- the ZNF598 gene encoding E3 ubiquitin-protein ligase ZNF598 isoform X5 — MAAAAGADGRRAGLEAAAAAAAPERGGGSCVLCCGDLEATALGRCDHPVCYRCSTKMRVLCEQRYCAVCREELRQVVFGKKLPAFATIPICQLQHEKKYDIYFADGKVFALYRQLLQHECPRCPDLPPFVLFGDLEQHMRKQHELFCCRLCLKHLKIFTYERKWYSRKDLARHRMQGDPDDTSHRGHPLCKFCDERYLDNDELLKHLRRDHYFCHFCDADGAQDYYSDYAYLREHFREKHFLCEEGRCSAEQFTHAFRTDIDLKAHRTACHSRSRAEARQNRQIDLQFSYAPRHSRRGEGVVSGEDYEEVDRYNRQGRAGRASSRGAQQSRRGSWRYKREEEDWEVAAAIRASVAAQQQVCRSEEREECSRPTEEEAGARGPEEPHSLWRLPQTQGEAPGPKEVLTDGPVSQEAPPAPGQATGAALSTVPPPTSELKDEDFPSLCASTSSSCSSAAALGSVGLALAYPVPSRGKSTFQEEDFPALVSSTSKPSAAPTSLISAWNSSSGTKVVRPPAGVQAAGGGVQPHRKAAKGGRGSKKGGPPPVEEEEEEEEDGRAGLTAQELRSVPTTVAVSSLLALASTQTFSKVGKKKKVGSEKPGAVSPTPPPPDKDGPPGAEQAPTAPLGRAEGPAAVIVNGHTEGPTLAQSAPKEPPGLPRPLGPLPCPTAQDDFPALGVPCPPRTPPPPGLVPPVSKPPPGFSGLLPSPHPACVPSTTTTTKVLKPPPPSSTARARLTPAPRAYLVPKNFRERNLQLIQSIRGLLQSDEVRFSKFKSHSGEFRQGMISAAQYYKSCRDLLGENFQKIFNELLVLLPDTAKQQELLSAHTDFRGRERPPGTKAKKKKSAWQAGLDCCVCPTCQQVLAHGDVSSHQALHAARDNDFPSLQAIARVLT, encoded by the exons ATGGCGGCAGCGGCGGGCGCCGACGGGCGGCGCGCGGGcctggaggcggcggcggcggcggcggctccagAGCGGGGCGGTGGGAGCTGCGTGCTGTGCTGCGGGGACCTGGAGGCTACGGCGCTGGGCCGCTGCGACCACCCGGTGTGCTACCGCTGCTCCACCAAGATGCGGGTGCTGTGTGAGCAGCGCTACTGCGCCGTTTGCCGCGAGGAGCTGCGTCAG GTGGTCTTTGGGAAAAAGCTTCCTGCCTTTGCCACAATCCCCATCTGCCAGCTGCAGCATGAGAAGAAGTATGATATCTACTTCGCTGATGGAAAAGTGTTCGCTTTGTACAG GCAGCTGTTGCAGCACGAGTGCCCACGGTGCCCCGACCTGCCGCCCTTTGTCCTCTTCGGGGACCTGGAACAGCACATGCGGAAGCAGCATGAGCTCTTCTGTTGCAGGCTGTGCCTCAAACACCTGAAG ATCTTCACGTATGAGCGCAAGTGGTACTCACGCAAGGACCTGGCGCGGCACCGCATGCAGGGGGACCCGGATGACACGTCGCACCGCGGGCACCCACTCTGCAAGTTCTGCGATGAGCGCTACCTGGACAACGACGAGCTGCTCAAGCACCTGCGCCGTGACCACTACTTCTGCCACTTCTGCGACGCTGACGGGGCCCAGGACTACTAcag CGACTACGCGTATCTGCGCGAGCACTTCCGGGAGAAGCACTTCCTGTGCGAGGAGGGCCGCTGCAGCGCGGAGCAGTTCACCCACGCCTTCCGCACCGACATCGATCTCAAGGCCCACAGGACGGCCTGCCACAGCCGCAGCCGCGCCGAGGCCCGTCAGAACCGCCAGATCGACCTGCAGTTCAGCTACGCGCCGCGGCACTCGCGTCGGGGCGAGG GGGTCGTCAGTGGCGAGGACTATGAGGAGGTGGACAGGTACAACCGCCAGGGCCGTGCAGGCCGGGCCAGCAGTCGTGGAGCCCAGCAGAGCCGCCGAGGAAGCTGGAGGTACAAGAG GGAAGAGGAGGACTGGGAGGTGGCAGCTGCCATCCGGGCCTCGGTGGCCGCACAGCAGCAGGTGTGCAGGAGCGAAGAACGGGAGGAGTGCAGCAGGcccacagaggaggaggctggggcgCGGGGGCCTGAGGAGCCCCACAGCCTCTGGCGCCTGCCCCAGACTCAGGGCGAAGCCCCAG GCCCCAAGGAAGTCTTGACAGATGGTCCCGTGAGCCAGGAGGCTCCCCCTGCACCCGGCCAAGCCACAGGGGCCGCCCTGAG CACCGTCCCACCCCCAACTTCAGAGCTCAAGGACGAAGACTTCCCCAGTCTCTgtgcctccacttcctcctcctgctcctcggcagcagccctgggctccgtgggGCTGGCCCTGGCGTACCCTGTTCCCTCCAGGGGCAAGAGCACCTTCCAGGAGGAGGACTTCCCTGCCCTGGTGTCCTCCACCTCCAAGCCCAGCGCCGCCCCCACCAGCCTCATTTCCGCCTGGAACAGCAGCAGCGGCACAAAGGTGGTGCGGCCCCCTGCTGGGGTCCAGGCTGCCGGTGGGGGTGTCCAGCCGCACAGGAAGGCTGCAAAGGGGGGCAGGGGCAGCAAGAAGGGCGGGCCACCccctgtggaggaggaggaggaggaggaggaggacggtCGAGCCGGCCTCACTGCCCAGGAGCTGCGGAGTGTGCCCACTACGGTCGCTGTTTCCTCCCTGCTGGCATTGGCCTCCACCCAGACTTTCAGCAAGGTCGGCAAGAAGAAGAAGGTGGGCTCAGAGAAGCCAGGTGCCGTGTCAccaacccctccacccccagaCAAAGATGGGCCCCCTGGGGCTGAGCAGGCCCCCACGGCCCCCCTTGGCAGAGCTGAAGGACCAGCTGCTGTCATCGTCAACGGACACACGGAGGGGCCCACCCTGGCTCAGAGCGCCCCCAAGGAACCTCCTGGCCTCCCTCGGCCCCTAGGGCCACTCCCCTGCCCCACAGCCCAGGACGACTTCCCAGCGCTCGGTGTCCCCTGCCCGCCGAGgacgcccccacccccag gTCTGGTGCCCCCTGTCAGCAAGCCACCCCCTGGCTTCTCTGGCCTCCTacccagcccccacccagcctgcGTCCCCAGCACTACCACCACCACAAAAGT GCTGAAGCCTCCTCCTCCATCCTCAACTGCCAGAGCCAGGCTGACACCTGCACCACGGGCCTACCTGGTCCCCAAGAACTTCCGGGAGAGGAATCTGCAGCTCATCCAGTCCATCAGGGGCCTCCTGCAGAGTGACGAGGTCCGCTTCAGCAAGTTCAAGAGCCACTCGGGAGAGTTCAGACAG GGCATGATCTCTGCAGCCCAGTATTACAAGAGCTGCCGGGACCTGCTGGGGGAGAACTTCCAGAAGATCTTTAATGAGCTGCTGGTGCTCCTGCCTGACACGGCCAAGCAGCAGGAGCTGCTGTCTGCACACACAGACTTCCGGGGCCGCGAGAGGCCTCCAGGCACCAAGgcaaagaagaagaagagtgCATGGCAGGCAGGCCTGGACTGCTGCGTGTGCCCCACCTGCCAGCAGGTGCTTGCACATGGTGACGTCAGCAGCCACCAGGCGCTGCATGCTGCCCGGGACAATGACTTCCCCTCCCTGCAAGCCATTGCCAGGGTCCTGACGTAG
- the ZNF598 gene encoding E3 ubiquitin-protein ligase ZNF598 isoform X1, which yields MAAAAGADGRRAGLEAAAAAAAPERGGGSCVLCCGDLEATALGRCDHPVCYRCSTKMRVLCEQRYCAVCREELRQVVFGKKLPAFATIPICQLQHEKKYDIYFADGKVFALYRQLLQHECPRCPDLPPFVLFGDLEQHMRKQHELFCCRLCLKHLKIFTYERKWYSRKDLARHRMQGDPDDTSHRGHPLCKFCDERYLDNDELLKHLRRDHYFCHFCDADGAQDYYSDYAYLREHFREKHFLCEEGRCSAEQFTHAFRTDIDLKAHRTACHSRSRAEARQNRQIDLQFSYAPRHSRRGEGVVSGEDYEEVDRYNRQGRAGRASSRGAQQSRRGSWRYKREEEDWEVAAAIRASVAAQQQVCRSEEREECSRPTEEEAGARGPEEPHSLWRLPQTQGEAPGPKEVLTDGPVSQEAPPAPGQATGAALSTVPPPTSELKDEDFPSLCASTSSSCSSAAALGSVGLALAYPVPSRGKSTFQEEDFPALVSSTSKPSAAPTSLISAWNSSSGTKVVRPPAGVQAAGGGVQPHRKAAKGGRGSKKGGPPPVEEEEEEEEDGRAGLTAQELRSVPTTVAVSSLLALASTQTFSKVGKKKKVGSEKPGAVSPTPPPPDKDGPPGAEQAPTAPLGRAEGPAAVIVNGHTEGPTLAQSAPKEPPGLPRPLGPLPCPTAQDDFPALGVPCPPRTPPPPGFNSVVLLKGTPPPPPPGLVPPVSKPPPGFSGLLPSPHPACVPSTTTTTKVLKPPPPSSTARARLTPAPRAYLVPKNFRERNLQLIQSIRGLLQSDEVRFSKFKSHSGEFRQGMISAAQYYKSCRDLLGENFQKIFNELLVLLPDTAKQQELLSAHTDFRGRERPPGTKAKKKKSAWQAGLDCCVCPTCQQVLAHGDVSSHQALHAARDNDFPSLQAIARVLT from the exons ATGGCGGCAGCGGCGGGCGCCGACGGGCGGCGCGCGGGcctggaggcggcggcggcggcggcggctccagAGCGGGGCGGTGGGAGCTGCGTGCTGTGCTGCGGGGACCTGGAGGCTACGGCGCTGGGCCGCTGCGACCACCCGGTGTGCTACCGCTGCTCCACCAAGATGCGGGTGCTGTGTGAGCAGCGCTACTGCGCCGTTTGCCGCGAGGAGCTGCGTCAG GTGGTCTTTGGGAAAAAGCTTCCTGCCTTTGCCACAATCCCCATCTGCCAGCTGCAGCATGAGAAGAAGTATGATATCTACTTCGCTGATGGAAAAGTGTTCGCTTTGTACAG GCAGCTGTTGCAGCACGAGTGCCCACGGTGCCCCGACCTGCCGCCCTTTGTCCTCTTCGGGGACCTGGAACAGCACATGCGGAAGCAGCATGAGCTCTTCTGTTGCAGGCTGTGCCTCAAACACCTGAAG ATCTTCACGTATGAGCGCAAGTGGTACTCACGCAAGGACCTGGCGCGGCACCGCATGCAGGGGGACCCGGATGACACGTCGCACCGCGGGCACCCACTCTGCAAGTTCTGCGATGAGCGCTACCTGGACAACGACGAGCTGCTCAAGCACCTGCGCCGTGACCACTACTTCTGCCACTTCTGCGACGCTGACGGGGCCCAGGACTACTAcag CGACTACGCGTATCTGCGCGAGCACTTCCGGGAGAAGCACTTCCTGTGCGAGGAGGGCCGCTGCAGCGCGGAGCAGTTCACCCACGCCTTCCGCACCGACATCGATCTCAAGGCCCACAGGACGGCCTGCCACAGCCGCAGCCGCGCCGAGGCCCGTCAGAACCGCCAGATCGACCTGCAGTTCAGCTACGCGCCGCGGCACTCGCGTCGGGGCGAGG GGGTCGTCAGTGGCGAGGACTATGAGGAGGTGGACAGGTACAACCGCCAGGGCCGTGCAGGCCGGGCCAGCAGTCGTGGAGCCCAGCAGAGCCGCCGAGGAAGCTGGAGGTACAAGAG GGAAGAGGAGGACTGGGAGGTGGCAGCTGCCATCCGGGCCTCGGTGGCCGCACAGCAGCAGGTGTGCAGGAGCGAAGAACGGGAGGAGTGCAGCAGGcccacagaggaggaggctggggcgCGGGGGCCTGAGGAGCCCCACAGCCTCTGGCGCCTGCCCCAGACTCAGGGCGAAGCCCCAG GCCCCAAGGAAGTCTTGACAGATGGTCCCGTGAGCCAGGAGGCTCCCCCTGCACCCGGCCAAGCCACAGGGGCCGCCCTGAG CACCGTCCCACCCCCAACTTCAGAGCTCAAGGACGAAGACTTCCCCAGTCTCTgtgcctccacttcctcctcctgctcctcggcagcagccctgggctccgtgggGCTGGCCCTGGCGTACCCTGTTCCCTCCAGGGGCAAGAGCACCTTCCAGGAGGAGGACTTCCCTGCCCTGGTGTCCTCCACCTCCAAGCCCAGCGCCGCCCCCACCAGCCTCATTTCCGCCTGGAACAGCAGCAGCGGCACAAAGGTGGTGCGGCCCCCTGCTGGGGTCCAGGCTGCCGGTGGGGGTGTCCAGCCGCACAGGAAGGCTGCAAAGGGGGGCAGGGGCAGCAAGAAGGGCGGGCCACCccctgtggaggaggaggaggaggaggaggaggacggtCGAGCCGGCCTCACTGCCCAGGAGCTGCGGAGTGTGCCCACTACGGTCGCTGTTTCCTCCCTGCTGGCATTGGCCTCCACCCAGACTTTCAGCAAGGTCGGCAAGAAGAAGAAGGTGGGCTCAGAGAAGCCAGGTGCCGTGTCAccaacccctccacccccagaCAAAGATGGGCCCCCTGGGGCTGAGCAGGCCCCCACGGCCCCCCTTGGCAGAGCTGAAGGACCAGCTGCTGTCATCGTCAACGGACACACGGAGGGGCCCACCCTGGCTCAGAGCGCCCCCAAGGAACCTCCTGGCCTCCCTCGGCCCCTAGGGCCACTCCCCTGCCCCACAGCCCAGGACGACTTCCCAGCGCTCGGTGTCCCCTGCCCGCCGAGgacgcccccacccccag GCTTCAACAGTGTGGTGCTTCTGAagggcaccccacccccacctccaccaggTCTGGTGCCCCCTGTCAGCAAGCCACCCCCTGGCTTCTCTGGCCTCCTacccagcccccacccagcctgcGTCCCCAGCACTACCACCACCACAAAAGT GCTGAAGCCTCCTCCTCCATCCTCAACTGCCAGAGCCAGGCTGACACCTGCACCACGGGCCTACCTGGTCCCCAAGAACTTCCGGGAGAGGAATCTGCAGCTCATCCAGTCCATCAGGGGCCTCCTGCAGAGTGACGAGGTCCGCTTCAGCAAGTTCAAGAGCCACTCGGGAGAGTTCAGACAG GGCATGATCTCTGCAGCCCAGTATTACAAGAGCTGCCGGGACCTGCTGGGGGAGAACTTCCAGAAGATCTTTAATGAGCTGCTGGTGCTCCTGCCTGACACGGCCAAGCAGCAGGAGCTGCTGTCTGCACACACAGACTTCCGGGGCCGCGAGAGGCCTCCAGGCACCAAGgcaaagaagaagaagagtgCATGGCAGGCAGGCCTGGACTGCTGCGTGTGCCCCACCTGCCAGCAGGTGCTTGCACATGGTGACGTCAGCAGCCACCAGGCGCTGCATGCTGCCCGGGACAATGACTTCCCCTCCCTGCAAGCCATTGCCAGGGTCCTGACGTAG
- the ZNF598 gene encoding E3 ubiquitin-protein ligase ZNF598 isoform X6, with protein sequence MAAAAGADGRRAGLEAAAAAAAPERGGGSCVLCCGDLEATALGRCDHPVCYRCSTKMRVLCEQRYCAVCREELRQVVFGKKLPAFATIPICQLQHEKKYDIYFADGKVFALYRQLLQHECPRCPDLPPFVLFGDLEQHMRKQHELFCCRLCLKHLKIFTYERKWYSRKDLARHRMQGDPDDTSHRGHPLCKFCDERYLDNDELLKHLRRDHYFCHFCDADGAQDYYSDYAYLREHFREKHFLCEEGRCSAEQFTHAFRTDIDLKAHRTACHSRSRAEARQNRQIDLQFSYAPRHSRRGEGVVSGEDYEEVDRYNRQGRAGRASSRGAQQSRRGSWRYKREEEDWEVAAAIRASVAAQQQVCRSEEREECSRPTEEEAGARGPEEPHSLWRLPQTQGEAPGPKEVLTDGPVSQEAPPAPGQATGAALSTVPPPTSELKDEDFPSLCASTSSSCSSAAALGSVGLALAYPVPSRGKSTFQEEDFPALVSSTSKPSAAPTSLISAWNSSSGTKVVRPPAGVQAAGGGVQPHRKAAKGGRGSKKGGPPPVEEEEEEEEDGRAGLTAQELRSVPTTVAVSSLLALASTQTFSKVGKKKKVGSEKPGAVSPTPPPPDKDGPPGAEQAPTAPLGRAEGPAAVIVNGHTEGPTLAQSAPKEPPGLPRPLGPLPCPTAQDDFPALGVPCPPRTPPPPGLVPPVSKPPPGFSGLLPSPHPACVPSTTTTTKVARLTPAPRAYLVPKNFRERNLQLIQSIRGLLQSDEVRFSKFKSHSGEFRQGMISAAQYYKSCRDLLGENFQKIFNELLVLLPDTAKQQELLSAHTDFRGRERPPGTKAKKKKSAWQAGLDCCVCPTCQQVLAHGDVSSHQALHAARDNDFPSLQAIARVLT encoded by the exons ATGGCGGCAGCGGCGGGCGCCGACGGGCGGCGCGCGGGcctggaggcggcggcggcggcggcggctccagAGCGGGGCGGTGGGAGCTGCGTGCTGTGCTGCGGGGACCTGGAGGCTACGGCGCTGGGCCGCTGCGACCACCCGGTGTGCTACCGCTGCTCCACCAAGATGCGGGTGCTGTGTGAGCAGCGCTACTGCGCCGTTTGCCGCGAGGAGCTGCGTCAG GTGGTCTTTGGGAAAAAGCTTCCTGCCTTTGCCACAATCCCCATCTGCCAGCTGCAGCATGAGAAGAAGTATGATATCTACTTCGCTGATGGAAAAGTGTTCGCTTTGTACAG GCAGCTGTTGCAGCACGAGTGCCCACGGTGCCCCGACCTGCCGCCCTTTGTCCTCTTCGGGGACCTGGAACAGCACATGCGGAAGCAGCATGAGCTCTTCTGTTGCAGGCTGTGCCTCAAACACCTGAAG ATCTTCACGTATGAGCGCAAGTGGTACTCACGCAAGGACCTGGCGCGGCACCGCATGCAGGGGGACCCGGATGACACGTCGCACCGCGGGCACCCACTCTGCAAGTTCTGCGATGAGCGCTACCTGGACAACGACGAGCTGCTCAAGCACCTGCGCCGTGACCACTACTTCTGCCACTTCTGCGACGCTGACGGGGCCCAGGACTACTAcag CGACTACGCGTATCTGCGCGAGCACTTCCGGGAGAAGCACTTCCTGTGCGAGGAGGGCCGCTGCAGCGCGGAGCAGTTCACCCACGCCTTCCGCACCGACATCGATCTCAAGGCCCACAGGACGGCCTGCCACAGCCGCAGCCGCGCCGAGGCCCGTCAGAACCGCCAGATCGACCTGCAGTTCAGCTACGCGCCGCGGCACTCGCGTCGGGGCGAGG GGGTCGTCAGTGGCGAGGACTATGAGGAGGTGGACAGGTACAACCGCCAGGGCCGTGCAGGCCGGGCCAGCAGTCGTGGAGCCCAGCAGAGCCGCCGAGGAAGCTGGAGGTACAAGAG GGAAGAGGAGGACTGGGAGGTGGCAGCTGCCATCCGGGCCTCGGTGGCCGCACAGCAGCAGGTGTGCAGGAGCGAAGAACGGGAGGAGTGCAGCAGGcccacagaggaggaggctggggcgCGGGGGCCTGAGGAGCCCCACAGCCTCTGGCGCCTGCCCCAGACTCAGGGCGAAGCCCCAG GCCCCAAGGAAGTCTTGACAGATGGTCCCGTGAGCCAGGAGGCTCCCCCTGCACCCGGCCAAGCCACAGGGGCCGCCCTGAG CACCGTCCCACCCCCAACTTCAGAGCTCAAGGACGAAGACTTCCCCAGTCTCTgtgcctccacttcctcctcctgctcctcggcagcagccctgggctccgtgggGCTGGCCCTGGCGTACCCTGTTCCCTCCAGGGGCAAGAGCACCTTCCAGGAGGAGGACTTCCCTGCCCTGGTGTCCTCCACCTCCAAGCCCAGCGCCGCCCCCACCAGCCTCATTTCCGCCTGGAACAGCAGCAGCGGCACAAAGGTGGTGCGGCCCCCTGCTGGGGTCCAGGCTGCCGGTGGGGGTGTCCAGCCGCACAGGAAGGCTGCAAAGGGGGGCAGGGGCAGCAAGAAGGGCGGGCCACCccctgtggaggaggaggaggaggaggaggaggacggtCGAGCCGGCCTCACTGCCCAGGAGCTGCGGAGTGTGCCCACTACGGTCGCTGTTTCCTCCCTGCTGGCATTGGCCTCCACCCAGACTTTCAGCAAGGTCGGCAAGAAGAAGAAGGTGGGCTCAGAGAAGCCAGGTGCCGTGTCAccaacccctccacccccagaCAAAGATGGGCCCCCTGGGGCTGAGCAGGCCCCCACGGCCCCCCTTGGCAGAGCTGAAGGACCAGCTGCTGTCATCGTCAACGGACACACGGAGGGGCCCACCCTGGCTCAGAGCGCCCCCAAGGAACCTCCTGGCCTCCCTCGGCCCCTAGGGCCACTCCCCTGCCCCACAGCCCAGGACGACTTCCCAGCGCTCGGTGTCCCCTGCCCGCCGAGgacgcccccacccccag gTCTGGTGCCCCCTGTCAGCAAGCCACCCCCTGGCTTCTCTGGCCTCCTacccagcccccacccagcctgcGTCCCCAGCACTACCACCACCACAAAAGT AGCCAGGCTGACACCTGCACCACGGGCCTACCTGGTCCCCAAGAACTTCCGGGAGAGGAATCTGCAGCTCATCCAGTCCATCAGGGGCCTCCTGCAGAGTGACGAGGTCCGCTTCAGCAAGTTCAAGAGCCACTCGGGAGAGTTCAGACAG GGCATGATCTCTGCAGCCCAGTATTACAAGAGCTGCCGGGACCTGCTGGGGGAGAACTTCCAGAAGATCTTTAATGAGCTGCTGGTGCTCCTGCCTGACACGGCCAAGCAGCAGGAGCTGCTGTCTGCACACACAGACTTCCGGGGCCGCGAGAGGCCTCCAGGCACCAAGgcaaagaagaagaagagtgCATGGCAGGCAGGCCTGGACTGCTGCGTGTGCCCCACCTGCCAGCAGGTGCTTGCACATGGTGACGTCAGCAGCCACCAGGCGCTGCATGCTGCCCGGGACAATGACTTCCCCTCCCTGCAAGCCATTGCCAGGGTCCTGACGTAG
- the ZNF598 gene encoding E3 ubiquitin-protein ligase ZNF598 isoform X3, protein MAAAAGADGRRAGLEAAAAAAAPERGGGSCVLCCGDLEATALGRCDHPVCYRCSTKMRVLCEQRYCAVCREELRQVVFGKKLPAFATIPICQLQHEKKYDIYFADGKVFALYRQLLQHECPRCPDLPPFVLFGDLEQHMRKQHELFCCRLCLKHLKIFTYERKWYSRKDLARHRMQGDPDDTSHRGHPLCKFCDERYLDNDELLKHLRRDHYFCHFCDADGAQDYYSDYAYLREHFREKHFLCEEGRCSAEQFTHAFRTDIDLKAHRTACHSRSRAEARQNRQIDLQFSYAPRHSRRGEGVVSGEDYEEVDRYNRQGRAGRASSRGAQQSRRGSWRYKREEEDWEVAAAIRASVAAQQQVCRSEEREECSRPTEEEAGARGPEEPHSLWRLPQTQGEAPGPKEVLTDGPVSQEAPPAPGQATGAALSTVPPPTSELKDEDFPSLCASTSSSCSSAAALGSVGLALAYPVPSRGKSTFQEEDFPALVSSTSKPSAAPTSLISAWNSSSGTKVVRPPAGVQAAGGGVQPHRKAAKGGRGSKKGGPPPVEEEEEEEEDGRAGLTAQELRSVPTTVAVSSLLALASTQTFSKVGKKKKVGSEKPGAVSPTPPPPDKDGPPGAEQAPTAPLGRAEGPAAVIVNGHTEGPTLAQSAPKEPPGLPRPLGPLPCPTAQDDFPALGVPCPPRTPPPPGFNSVVLLKGTPPPPPPGLVPPVSKPPPGFSGLLPSPHPACVPSTTTTTKVARLTPAPRAYLVPKNFRERNLQLIQSIRGLLQSDEVRFSKFKSHSGEFRQGMISAAQYYKSCRDLLGENFQKIFNELLVLLPDTAKQQELLSAHTDFRGRERPPGTKAKKKKSAWQAGLDCCVCPTCQQVLAHGDVSSHQALHAARDNDFPSLQAIARVLT, encoded by the exons ATGGCGGCAGCGGCGGGCGCCGACGGGCGGCGCGCGGGcctggaggcggcggcggcggcggcggctccagAGCGGGGCGGTGGGAGCTGCGTGCTGTGCTGCGGGGACCTGGAGGCTACGGCGCTGGGCCGCTGCGACCACCCGGTGTGCTACCGCTGCTCCACCAAGATGCGGGTGCTGTGTGAGCAGCGCTACTGCGCCGTTTGCCGCGAGGAGCTGCGTCAG GTGGTCTTTGGGAAAAAGCTTCCTGCCTTTGCCACAATCCCCATCTGCCAGCTGCAGCATGAGAAGAAGTATGATATCTACTTCGCTGATGGAAAAGTGTTCGCTTTGTACAG GCAGCTGTTGCAGCACGAGTGCCCACGGTGCCCCGACCTGCCGCCCTTTGTCCTCTTCGGGGACCTGGAACAGCACATGCGGAAGCAGCATGAGCTCTTCTGTTGCAGGCTGTGCCTCAAACACCTGAAG ATCTTCACGTATGAGCGCAAGTGGTACTCACGCAAGGACCTGGCGCGGCACCGCATGCAGGGGGACCCGGATGACACGTCGCACCGCGGGCACCCACTCTGCAAGTTCTGCGATGAGCGCTACCTGGACAACGACGAGCTGCTCAAGCACCTGCGCCGTGACCACTACTTCTGCCACTTCTGCGACGCTGACGGGGCCCAGGACTACTAcag CGACTACGCGTATCTGCGCGAGCACTTCCGGGAGAAGCACTTCCTGTGCGAGGAGGGCCGCTGCAGCGCGGAGCAGTTCACCCACGCCTTCCGCACCGACATCGATCTCAAGGCCCACAGGACGGCCTGCCACAGCCGCAGCCGCGCCGAGGCCCGTCAGAACCGCCAGATCGACCTGCAGTTCAGCTACGCGCCGCGGCACTCGCGTCGGGGCGAGG GGGTCGTCAGTGGCGAGGACTATGAGGAGGTGGACAGGTACAACCGCCAGGGCCGTGCAGGCCGGGCCAGCAGTCGTGGAGCCCAGCAGAGCCGCCGAGGAAGCTGGAGGTACAAGAG GGAAGAGGAGGACTGGGAGGTGGCAGCTGCCATCCGGGCCTCGGTGGCCGCACAGCAGCAGGTGTGCAGGAGCGAAGAACGGGAGGAGTGCAGCAGGcccacagaggaggaggctggggcgCGGGGGCCTGAGGAGCCCCACAGCCTCTGGCGCCTGCCCCAGACTCAGGGCGAAGCCCCAG GCCCCAAGGAAGTCTTGACAGATGGTCCCGTGAGCCAGGAGGCTCCCCCTGCACCCGGCCAAGCCACAGGGGCCGCCCTGAG CACCGTCCCACCCCCAACTTCAGAGCTCAAGGACGAAGACTTCCCCAGTCTCTgtgcctccacttcctcctcctgctcctcggcagcagccctgggctccgtgggGCTGGCCCTGGCGTACCCTGTTCCCTCCAGGGGCAAGAGCACCTTCCAGGAGGAGGACTTCCCTGCCCTGGTGTCCTCCACCTCCAAGCCCAGCGCCGCCCCCACCAGCCTCATTTCCGCCTGGAACAGCAGCAGCGGCACAAAGGTGGTGCGGCCCCCTGCTGGGGTCCAGGCTGCCGGTGGGGGTGTCCAGCCGCACAGGAAGGCTGCAAAGGGGGGCAGGGGCAGCAAGAAGGGCGGGCCACCccctgtggaggaggaggaggaggaggaggaggacggtCGAGCCGGCCTCACTGCCCAGGAGCTGCGGAGTGTGCCCACTACGGTCGCTGTTTCCTCCCTGCTGGCATTGGCCTCCACCCAGACTTTCAGCAAGGTCGGCAAGAAGAAGAAGGTGGGCTCAGAGAAGCCAGGTGCCGTGTCAccaacccctccacccccagaCAAAGATGGGCCCCCTGGGGCTGAGCAGGCCCCCACGGCCCCCCTTGGCAGAGCTGAAGGACCAGCTGCTGTCATCGTCAACGGACACACGGAGGGGCCCACCCTGGCTCAGAGCGCCCCCAAGGAACCTCCTGGCCTCCCTCGGCCCCTAGGGCCACTCCCCTGCCCCACAGCCCAGGACGACTTCCCAGCGCTCGGTGTCCCCTGCCCGCCGAGgacgcccccacccccag GCTTCAACAGTGTGGTGCTTCTGAagggcaccccacccccacctccaccaggTCTGGTGCCCCCTGTCAGCAAGCCACCCCCTGGCTTCTCTGGCCTCCTacccagcccccacccagcctgcGTCCCCAGCACTACCACCACCACAAAAGT AGCCAGGCTGACACCTGCACCACGGGCCTACCTGGTCCCCAAGAACTTCCGGGAGAGGAATCTGCAGCTCATCCAGTCCATCAGGGGCCTCCTGCAGAGTGACGAGGTCCGCTTCAGCAAGTTCAAGAGCCACTCGGGAGAGTTCAGACAG GGCATGATCTCTGCAGCCCAGTATTACAAGAGCTGCCGGGACCTGCTGGGGGAGAACTTCCAGAAGATCTTTAATGAGCTGCTGGTGCTCCTGCCTGACACGGCCAAGCAGCAGGAGCTGCTGTCTGCACACACAGACTTCCGGGGCCGCGAGAGGCCTCCAGGCACCAAGgcaaagaagaagaagagtgCATGGCAGGCAGGCCTGGACTGCTGCGTGTGCCCCACCTGCCAGCAGGTGCTTGCACATGGTGACGTCAGCAGCCACCAGGCGCTGCATGCTGCCCGGGACAATGACTTCCCCTCCCTGCAAGCCATTGCCAGGGTCCTGACGTAG